The genomic stretch TGCAATTACACATTCTCATCAATGATTTTCAGTAAAATAGACGGTTCAGGACGAGAGCGATACTGATCGGTTTCATTGGTGTAAATGATTTTTTCATTAGAATCTGTAATGACAACTGTTGGTAGAATCATGTCAGATTTAAAACCAAAAATTTGAAAGCCAAATGGCAAACCGTATTCGGTAAAAATATTCAATTGCTTGGCAACATTACAATTGATATCGACTAAAAACTGAAAATCTAGCGGATATTTTTTGGCTAATTTTTTACTAAAACCATGTGGTTGCGAACTTATAAAAATAGTATTGATGTTTCGTTTGGTAAGTTCTTCATGCTGATTTATTATTTCTTTAATTTGCGCCATACAAAACGGACACCAATTTCCACGATAGAACATAAATATACTTGGTGTTCCGGCAAATCGTTCGGTAGTCACAATTTCTTTCTTACTGTTTTCAAAAGTCAACAACGGAAGTGTTTTCCCAACTTTTAAAATATCGTTATGATCAGGATTTCGCTTCTGAAAATAGGAATACCATACTAAATAGATAATCCAACCTAACGTCAATATAATATTAAAAATAGTACAACTTAGGCGAAAAACGACTCCTTCTTCTAAACTCAAAGCTAACGAAGCCAATAAACATCCTAAAAAGATACTAAATGTATATGGTTTTAAAACCGAATCTGTTCGCGGTATTGGTTTAATGTAAATTCGAGAGAAGAAAAAAACAATGGAAGCAGCTGTTAGTAAGTGCGTTATGTGTAATAATGTAATTCCAGTATTCAGTACATACCAAAAGCTATCTATCATTGCAAACACAGCAAAAGCAGGAAATAGGACAATGAAAATGGATTTTAGTAGGGAGTTCATTAAATATAAAGGTTCAGGTCGTATATAGTATTCAGAAAATTTGTACATTACAATGTATAAAAATAAAATGTAAAATCGTATATTTTTACACTATTTATCCTACAAAAAATAATAAACCTCTTTCCTCATTGAAATTATTAAAATTTAATAATTATCTATATGACTGTGAAAGAAGATTTTCTGTATTATTTATGGAAATTTGGGAAACTACATCTGCAAAAGCTAGAAACTTCTCAAAAAGAAACTATTCAAATTATTAACTTAGGAACGCATAATCATCATGCTGGACCAGATTTTTTTAATGCGCAATTACGTGTTGGAAATCAATTATGGGCAGGAAATGTGGAAATGCATGTCAATGCTTCAGATTGGTTTGTGCATCATCATGAGAAAGATAAAAATTATGATAATGTCATTTTGCATGTCGTTTGGAATCATGATATGGATGTGCATCGAAAAGACAATTCTGTCATTCCCACAATAGTGTTAAAAGACTTTACTGACTTTACACAAATCCAGCGGTATGTTACCTTGATGAATTCACCCAAAAAGTGGATTAATTGTGAAAATGAGTTTCCCGTACTGGATGATTTTCAGCTTGAAAACTGGCTCGAACGTTTGTATTTGGAGCGTTTGGAAACAAAATCGATTGAGATAGAAACATTAGTAAAAGCAACGAAGTATGATTGGGAAGCTGTTTTATTCAGATTGCTTGCCAAAGGTTTTGGGCTTAAACTAAATAGTGAAGCCTTTTTTGAAGCGGCTTGTTCGGTAGATTTTTCTACAATACGAAAACTCAGCGCGAAACAATTTTCTTTGGAAGCATTTCTCTTTGGGATTTTTGGATTGCTTTCGCAAGAGGTAACTCAGGAAAAATACTATGAACAATTGTTGCGGGAATACAACTATCTCACGCACAAGTTTGAGTACGCTAAAAAGGCAGCAATTCCAGTGCAATTTTTCAGAACGCGTCCGCCAAACTTTCCGACTATTCGCGCATCACAATTGGCAACTTTGTATCATCAACAAGATAATTTATTTTCAAAAATAATTACTTCAACTTCCATTGACGAATTGTATACAATCTTACGAGTGGCAACAGCTTCTTTTTGGGAAACACATTATACTTTTGAGAAAATTTCGCCCAAGCGAAAAAAAATCCTTTCCAAAAATTTTATAGATGTGTTGTTAATCAATAGTATTATTCCGCTTAAATATTGTTACGAGCGTTATTTGGGAACATCGAATATAGAAGACATTTTTGCATTGCTCCGAACCATTACACCAGAGAAAAATAGCATCATTCAAAAATTTTCAACTAAAAATATTGCTATTGAAAACGCAATGCATACGCAGGCTTTGTTAGAGTTAAAGAAAAAGTATTGCAATGCACATCAATGTTTGCAATGTGCTGTTGGAAATGCGCTATTGAAATAAAAATGTTAGCTGTAAAGTAAAGATTATCAGTGATTTAATTTGATTGAAATGTGATATAAGAAATATTTCAAATGAGGTATTTCATCGAAAACAAATTATTTACCTAGTTGGAGTCGTCATAAATTGATACTTTAGAAAGGAATTAACCTAATAAAAAACCAAAAACCTTAAGTATGAAAACCA from Kordia antarctica encodes the following:
- a CDS encoding redoxin domain-containing protein, with translation MNSLLKSIFIVLFPAFAVFAMIDSFWYVLNTGITLLHITHLLTAASIVFFFSRIYIKPIPRTDSVLKPYTFSIFLGCLLASLALSLEEGVVFRLSCTIFNIILTLGWIIYLVWYSYFQKRNPDHNDILKVGKTLPLLTFENSKKEIVTTERFAGTPSIFMFYRGNWCPFCMAQIKEIINQHEELTKRNINTIFISSQPHGFSKKLAKKYPLDFQFLVDINCNVAKQLNIFTEYGLPFGFQIFGFKSDMILPTVVITDSNEKIIYTNETDQYRSRPEPSILLKIIDENV
- a CDS encoding DUF2851 family protein, giving the protein MTVKEDFLYYLWKFGKLHLQKLETSQKETIQIINLGTHNHHAGPDFFNAQLRVGNQLWAGNVEMHVNASDWFVHHHEKDKNYDNVILHVVWNHDMDVHRKDNSVIPTIVLKDFTDFTQIQRYVTLMNSPKKWINCENEFPVLDDFQLENWLERLYLERLETKSIEIETLVKATKYDWEAVLFRLLAKGFGLKLNSEAFFEAACSVDFSTIRKLSAKQFSLEAFLFGIFGLLSQEVTQEKYYEQLLREYNYLTHKFEYAKKAAIPVQFFRTRPPNFPTIRASQLATLYHQQDNLFSKIITSTSIDELYTILRVATASFWETHYTFEKISPKRKKILSKNFIDVLLINSIIPLKYCYERYLGTSNIEDIFALLRTITPEKNSIIQKFSTKNIAIENAMHTQALLELKKKYCNAHQCLQCAVGNALLK